A single genomic interval of Trichosurus vulpecula isolate mTriVul1 chromosome 6, mTriVul1.pri, whole genome shotgun sequence harbors:
- the CHRM1 gene encoding muscarinic acetylcholine receptor M1, which produces MNVSVAPAVSPNITVLEPVKGPWQVAFIILTTGLLSLATVTGNLLVLISFKVNSELKTVNNYFLLSLACADLIIGVVSMNLYTTYLIMGHWALGTLACDLWLALDYVASNASVMNLLLISFDRYFSVTRPLSYRAKRTPRRAALMIGLAWLVSFVLWAPAILFWQYLVGKRTVKAGQCYIQFLSEPIITFGTAMAAFYLPVTVMCVLYWRIYRETENRARELAALQGSETPGKGVGGGSSSSSERSQPGPDGSPDVPTRRCCCCWGPRLLPSYSWKEDEEEEEDEGYLESLTSSEGEEAGFEVVIKMPMVGPEAQAPAKPPPRASPQTVKRPTKKTRERASKEPKKKGKEQLSKRKTFSLVKEKKAARTLSAILLAFILTWTPYNIMVLVSTFCNDCVPETLWELGYWLCYVNSTVNPMCYALCNKAFRDTFRLLLLCRWDKRRWRKIPKRPGSVHRTPSRQC; this is translated from the coding sequence ATGAACGTCTCCGTCGCCCCCGCCGTGAGCCCCAACATCACTGTCCTGGAGCCGGTGAAGGGCCCGTGGCAGGTGGCCTTCATCATCCTCACCACGGGCCTGCTGTCGCTGGCCACCGTGACCGGCAACCTGCTGGTGCTGATATCCTTCAAGGTCAACAGTGAGCTTAAGACTGTCAACAACTACTTTCTCCTCAGCCTGGCGTGCGCCGACCTCATCATCGGCGTCGTCTCCATGAACCTCTACACCACCTACCTGATCATGGGGCACTGGGCCCTCGGCACGCTGGCCTGTGACCTCTGGCTGGCCCTGGACTACGTGGCTAGCAACGCCTCGGTCATGAACCTGCTGCTCATCAGCTTTGACCGCTACTTCTCCGTCACGAGGCCGCTCAGCTACCGCGCCAAGAGGACCCCTCGGCGAGCTGCGCTGATGATCGGCCTGGCCTGGCTGGTGTCCTTCGTGCTCTGGGCCCCGGCCATTCTCTTCTGGCAGTACCTGGTGGGCAAGCGGACCGTGAAGGCGGGCCAGTGCTACATTCAGTTCCTCTCCGAGCCCATCATCACCTTCGGGACGGCCATGGCTGCCTTCTACCTCCCCGTCACCGTCATGTGCGTGCTTTACTGGCGCATCTACCGTGAGACTGAGAACAGGGCCAGGGAGCTGGCCGCGCTGCAGGGCTCCGAGACACCAGGGAAGGGGGTAGGCGGAGGCAGCAGTAGCAGCTCGGAGCGTTCCCAGCCAGGCCCCGACGGTTCCCCTGACGTGCCCACGAGgcgctgctgctgttgttggggACCCCGGCTCCTTCCTTCCTACAGCTGGAAGGAAGacgaagaagaggaggaggacgaaGGCTACCTGGAGTCTCTGACGTCCTCTGAGGGAGAGGAGGCAGGCTTCGAGGTGGTCATCAAGATGCCCATGGTGGGGCCAGAAGCCCAGGCTCCAGCCAAGCCACCCCCTCGGGCGTCCCCGCAGACAGTGAAGCGCCCCACCAAGAAGACCCGCGAGCGGGCGAGCAAGGAGccgaagaagaaaggaaaggagcagCTAAGCAAGCGCAAGACCTTCTCGCTGGTCAAAGAGAAGAAGGCGGCCAGGACACTGAGCGCCATCCTGCTAGCCTTCATCCTCACCTGGACCCCGTACAACATCATGGTGCTGGTGTCCACCTTCTGCAATGACTGCGTGCCCGAGACCCTGTGGGAGCTGGGCTACTGGCTCTGCTATGTCAACAGCACGGTCAATCCCATGTGCTACGCGCTCTGCAACAAAGCCTTCCGCGACACCTTCCGCCTGCTGCTGCTTTGCCGCTGGGACAAGAGACGTTGGCGGAAGATCCCAAAGCGCCCTGGCTCTGTGCACCGCACGCCATCTCGGCAGTGTTGA